The Bdellovibrio sp. NC01 genome includes the window CGGCAAAGGGTTGCTTGCCCACGGCAAACGACCATGTACCGAAATCATGTTGAAGCGACGAAATAAATGATACTGCGGTAGGGGGCGCTTCAAGGTGCGAGGACGCACAAAGGCATTCAGTGCCTGCACTTCACCCATGCTTAAAATGGAAAACAAATATTTAGTGCCGAAGGTTTGAAACACCTCGGTCATCACCGGCAAAAAGTGCTGGGACCATTCGATGACGGCTTTGCGATTTGAAGTGATACGCAAGTCGCGACCGAAAGCGACGGGCTGAACTTTATCATCCAATAAAACATCACGCAGAACGAAGCTTGCCATGCCTTCGGGCTTGTCTTCTTCTTTCAGAACATAAGTGATGTGTTGATCTGATTGAATATCATAGGGCATGAAGAAGTCGTTGTTACGATCAATCTTCATTTCGACTAAACCGCGAACGGGGAAGCCTTTATAAAACTCTGCTAAAAGAGCACTGTCCTCGGGCTTTGCGATTTCTAACTTCATCTAAGTTTTTTTCCAAACAACGTCAGCTTGGCCGGCTGTTTGATTCGCAAATCGAGCCGCCACAAACAAGTAATCGCTTAAACGATTTAAATACTGCAAAGCCAAAGCATAGCGGTCGTCTTTCACGGCAATTTCTGCGGAACGACGTTCACTGCGACGGCAGCACGTTCTTGCGACGTGCAAGTGCGCAGCAACAGGATGACCCGCTGGCAGAATGAAATTGCGCAATTCAGGCAAGCCCGCCGTTAATTCATCGATTTGGTGTTCGATGAATACGATTTGTTCTTCCGTGATGGCAGGTAACATCTTAAAGACTTCGTCTTTTTCAGTCGCAAGTAAGCTGCCAATATTGAAAAGTTCATTTTGAATTTTTTCAAGCACGTGATCCATGGCCACAAATTTAGCGGCGATGGCAGAATCTTGTTTAAGCGCACAACGAACCACGCCCAAATAGCTATTCAATTCGTCAACAGTGCCATAGGCTTCGACGCGTGGATTGAATTTTTCAACGCACGAACCATCAACAAGACGAGTAGAGCCTTTGTCGCCTGTGCGCGTGTAGATTTTTGCTTTGGGAGGTGTTGTCATAAGATTTACCCTTTTCAAAATAATTGTCGCGATTTAGTCTGCTAAGGTCAACTCTGATCCGGCGGGGAGCTAATATGGAAATCACTGCACCTTTGATCGTTACCATTCCTCACTCGGGCGAAAAAATTCCGCCACAAACTCCGTGGTTGAATACTCTGCCTGAAGAAATTTTGATGTGCGATGTCGATCGTTACGTGGACTTTTTGTATGAGCCCGCTTTACACAAATTGAAAATCCCACTTGTAAAAACAGAATGGCATCGTTATGCCGCAGATATGAATCGTATTCCTGAGGATATCGATGAATCGTCAGTGATTGGCAATGCTAACAAAGCGGGCATGTTCAATCGTGGTTTTCACTGGGTGATTACGACTTACAAGCATCAATTAATGCCAGCACCGATGACTCAACAAACTCACGATGAATTGGTTAAATTGGTTTACGAACCATTTCATTCAAGCATTCGTGATATGTATAGCAAGGTGCATGCAGCAGGTTTTAAAAAGACCTTTCATATTGATGCCCACAGCATGCCGTCGGTAGGAACAAGCGAACATCGCGATCCAGGTGAAAGACGCGCTGATATTGTGGTAAGTGACAGCAAAGGTAAAAGCTGCGATCCAAAATTCAAAGACTTGGTGATTGCGGCGTATGTGACGGCGGGATTCAAAGTTGGCTACAACTGGCCATATTTTGGCGGTCGCGTCACAGAACAGTACGGCAATCCATCACGCGAGCAGCATACTTTGCAGGTGGAGATGAATCGTGAGCTGTACATGGATGAAAAAACGAAGAAATTGAAGCCTGAAGAGGCGAAGAAGGTTCAAGAAAAAGTGTTCTTCGCGTTGGATTATATCCGAAAAAATCTCCATTCCCTTTACTAATGAAAGGTGTCCGCAACCAAATGTTGCGTGATAACACGAAGTGTTGAGGGGTTAAAAAGCGTGGTCATCGCAAGCGTTCTAAATTATTGATAGCAGTGAATAAAAATCACTCTATCGGGGATGCAGCTTTGACCACTTCTGGCGCACCAAAAAAATCTTTGCTGAAAAGGCTGAACAAGCCTTTGGCTTCTTTAAAACTGGCCGTAGTCATTATTATCGCAATTGCGGCCATCACTGCGGTCGGAACGATCATTGAATCGAAATACGATGCGTATGCCGCAAAAAAATGGGTTTACGACACTTGGTTCATGTACACGATCATGATCGTGCTTGCGATCAACTTGATCGGCGTGATGGTGGATCGTTGGCCGTGGAAAAAACGTCATGCGTCTTTCGTGCTTGCGCACATCGGGATCTTGTTCTTGCTTGCAGGTGCAGTCATCACAGCGAAGTTCGGTCTTGATGGTTCGATGCGTGTTGGTATTGGCGATCAAAATAATTTCGTGCAAACGGCTGATACAGATCTAGTTGTGTATTCGTCATTCGATGGCGATCGCTATTCGAAAACTTATGAAAGCGAAGTTGATTTCTTCGTGAAACCACCAACAGCGCAGAAGTCTTTGGACATTCCCGTGGTTGAGGGTGCCATCAAAGTTGTTGATTACAAAAAGTATGTTCTGCCTGCGAAAAAAGTGATCGCCGATGAATCGGGTAAAGCGGGCGCGGGGCTTCGTTTTCAAATTCAAAATCCAAACGTCAATGTGATCGAATGGCTGGTGCAAAGAAAAGCCAATGCTTTGGCGATTCATGATTTCGGTCCTGCGCGCATCAACTTGGGGCCTATTCCTGCAGAGGGTTTGGGGAAGAACGAAATTTACTTGAATCCTGAAAAAGACGGCGTTCGTTATGCTGTTTTCTATAAAGAATCTAAAAAACCAGGTAAAAAAGGCTTCCTTAAAGAGGGCGAAGTTTTCGATCCAGGATTCAAAATGAGTATGGATTTCCGTGTCCTTCGTTATCTGCCGTCAGCAGTTGAAGACTGGGATTTGCAAGAGCTGGAACATCCAACGCCGTTGACGACATCAGCGATCAAAATTCTTTTTGAAGGCAAAGAGCACTGGGTGCTTTTAAATGACATGGTGAAGCTGTTCACGAATCAAGCGGTGTATTTGCTGACTTACGGCAATCGTCGCATCGATATCGGTTTCCCTGTGAAGTTGAAGAAATTTGAAGTGGATCGCTATCAAGGGACAATGCGTGCGATGGCTTACAAGAGCGTCGTTGAAGTTCCTGAATTGGGCGAACATTTGATTTCTATGAATGAGCCTTTGAAATACAAAGGTTTGACAGTCTATCAAGCAAGTTTCCAAGAAGAAAATGGCCAACCTGTGGCTTCGATCTTTTCGGTGAACGCCGATCCGGGACGTTTCCTAAAATATATGGGTTCATTGATCATGAGCTTGGGGATCGTTCTGTTGATGTGGTTCAAGCATCTTGATTTTAAAATTGCGAAAAAAAGTGGAGATAAAAAATAATGAAATCTCTGTTAGTACTAATTCTAACATCCGTGATCTCTGTGTCGGCTTTTGCTAAAGCGGGCGATGCTTTGAAGTATCTTCCTGTGCAAGATGGCGGACGTATTAAACCTTACGATTCTTTCGCGCGCGAGATGCTTGAAATCGTTTATGGGAAATCAAAATTTGAAGGTCGTGCCGCGACTGAAATTATTTTAACGTGGATGTTGTCGCCACAAGCGTGGCAGAACAAAAAAATCTTTGAAGTGCGCAATCACCAAGTTTTAGAGGCGATGAAGCTGCCAAAAGAGCAAAGATATTTCTCAGGCGATGAGTTGTTCGCCAGCGATCGCTTCACGTTGCTTCGTCAAGAGTTGCAGTCAAAGCGTGAAACAAAAGAAAAACTAAATCCGTACTTCCAAGCGTTGCAACGTTTGGAAAATCAATTCTTCGTGTTCCAAGAAGTGGCTTCAGGTCGCATGTTGAAATTGGTTCCACCGAAAGAAGGGGAGAACTGGATTTCTGTTGCTGATATGCCTGCTGCACAACAAGAAAAATTCTTGGACGTCACAAAAGCATTCGTAAATCATATCGGTGCTGTGGCTCAGGGAGCCGATGCGGGAGCGCTTGAAGGAACTGCCAAAGCTTTGGATGAAGCGGTTTTGAAGTTTGAAGATTCTGCGCGTGCGGAAAATCCTGCTCTATATAATCACGACACAAAAATTAAAGCAGAAGTTCATTATAATGACTTCCACCCCTTCCGTTGGGCTTATATTTTCTATTTCATCACAGCGACTTCAATCTTGCTTGTGTGGGTCTTGAACAAACCAGGCCTGATGAAATTTGCGTGGGCGATGTTGGCAATTGGTTTTGCATTGCACACGTATGGTTTCGGTTTGCGTATGTACATCATGGATCGCGCGCCGGTTTCAAATATGTATGAGACGGTCATTTGGGTTTCGTGGGGAGCTATTTTGTTCTCTACAATCTTAGAGCGCATCTATAAATTCCGTTTTATTATTTTCGCGGGCACGCTTGCGAGTTTGTTTGCGCTTGTGATTGCTGACTTCGCACCAGCCGTTCTTGATCCGACATTGACGCCGCTTGAACCGGTTTTGCGCAGTAACTATTGGTTAACGATCCACGTGATGACAATCACTATCAGTTACGCTGCTTTCTTCTTGGCGTTCGGTCTTGCAGACATTGGTCTGTTTTACTACCTGCGTGGTGAAGAAAAGCATCACGAAAAAATTCGTGCGATCGTCATGGGAATCTATCGCGCCATGCAAATTGGTGTCGCGTTCTTAGCTCCCGGAATTATTTTGGGTGGTATCTGGGCGGATTATTCTTGGGGCCGTTTCTGGGGTTGGGACCCTAAAGAAACTTGGGCTTTGATCGCGCTGCTTGGATATTTAGCGGTTCTTCATGCTCGTTATGCAGGCATGATTCGTAACTTCGGCATGGTTGTGACGGGGATTGTGACGTTCTCACTTGTGATTATGGCGTGGTATGGCGTGAACTTCGTGCTTGGCGCAGGGCTTCATTCATACGGATTCGGTGCGGGCGGTGTTGAATACGTGTCCGCATTTGTTGCTGCACATCTATTAATGGTTGTGTACGTCGCTATGATCCGCAACGGGAAGAAGAAAGCAGCTTAGACCAAAGAGCTAAAGTGACTTTAGTAGTCGGGTGAGAATGATTCTCGAAGCTGCATAGTTTTTGAGCGAAGATCGCGGAGTGTCTTCCTTTTTCAATATGCTTGCAAAAAGAAAATTGACCACTGGACTTTAAAGTCTTTAAATAAGGGCAAACTAAATTTAGGACAGCATTGTTGGCCTCAAACATGGCAACCATAAGTTGCGGTGGAGAACAGGCTTGGCAAAGGGATGATTATGCATCGGGTATTCAAAAGTACGGCGGCGGGCGCGATGGCCTTCTTGAGCGCGCTCATGGTTACAACACTTCTAACGGGTTGTAAGTTTCAACCAGGTTGGGGATACAACAAAGGGTATGCACCTGAGCAACCAATTGCGTTCGATCACCAATTGCACGTTGGAACGAACAAAATTCAGTGTCAATACTGCCACAACCAAGTGGAAAGATCGAGACACTCAAACATTCCAGCTCTTTCAACTTGTATGAATTGCCATTTGCAAGTTGCAACAGACAAACCTGAAATCCAAAAATTGCGTGAAGCATATGATAGCGGTGGATCTGTTGAATGGGTTCGCGTGCACATGCTTCCTGACTTCGTTCACTTCAATCACAATGCGCACATTGCTAAAGGCGTGAACTGCCAAACATGTCACGGCCCTATCGAAACAATGAAGCGTGTGGAGCAATTCTCTGATCTATCTATGGGCTGGTGTGTGAACTGCCACCGTCAACCAGAGAACAAAGCACCTCTTAACTGTTCAACTTGTCACTACTAAGAGTTTCGGAAGGTATCATGTCTGAAATGCATCACGATCACGAATTAGAAATGAAAAAAGCTCTTCGTCCAAAGATAGAGCATGACAACACTTACTGGGAAACGATTGAACAGCTAAACAACAACCCAGAGTTCGCAGCGAAAGCACAAACTGAGTTCATGTCTTCACCTCTACGTGAAGAAGATGGCCAAGATGGTTTTGCACGTCGTGAATTCTTGAAGTTGATGGGCGCGTCACTAGCGATGGCAACTGCAGGTTGCATCCGTCGTCCAGTACAAAAAATCGTTCCATACAACAAAATGCCAGAAGAAGTAACTTTGGGTCTTCCAAACTACTACTCATCTGCGTATTTCGACGGTTCTGACCCCATCGCAGTTTTGGTTAAAACGCGCGAAGGTCGTCCGGTTAAAATCGAAGCAAATCCTGGTCACCCATTCAGCATCAGCGGCTTGAACATCCGTTCACAAGCTTCATTGTTGAATTTGTATGATCCAGAAAGAGCGCAAGGTCCTAAACGCAATCTTTTCAATGAAAAGAAAAGCAACAGCCAATTGGTTGATGTGAAGTGGGAAGATCTTGATAAAAAAGTCGTCGAACAATTGGGCCAAGGTGGCGTAGTTATCTTGACGGGTTCTATCGCGTCTCCTGCAACACGTGCAGTGATTGGTGATTTCGCACAAGGTTTCAAAGCAACTCACGTTGTTTGGGATGCATTGACGAATGCTGACGTTGCGGCGGGTTCTAAAGCTGCTTACGGCGAAGAACTTGTTCCTAACTACCGTTTCGATAAAGCGAAAATGATCGTTTCTATCGATGCAGACTTCTTGGGTACATGGATTGCTCCAACAGCATTCACAAACCAATTCGTTGAAGGTCGTAAAGACATCAAAAAAATGAACCGTTTGGTTTCATTTGATTCAAACTACTCTTTGACTGGTGCGAACGCGGATATCCGCGTGAAAATCAAACCTTCGCAACAACTTGATGTTGTGATGGGTCTTCTTCATGAAATCATCGTGAAAAAAGGCAACTCTTCTTACGCTGGCAACGCTGGTGTGAAATCTGCTTTGTCTTCTTACGGTGATGTTGCGAAGAAATTGAACATTGAACCAGAATTGTTCGCAAAAGTTGCTGCCGATCTTTGGGATAACAAAGGTCAATCACTTGTTGTTGCAGGTGGTTTGGCGACTTTGACTGACAGATCTTCTGAACTTCAAGCCGCTGTAAACATGTTGAACTCAGTTCTTGGTAACGAAGGTTCGACAATCGAAGCGAAAACGGGAACTCCTGCATTGAAGGGTTCTTATGAAGACATGGCGCAATTGATCCAAGATATGAACGCTGGCAAAGTGAAAACTTTGATCATCCACCGTGTAAATCCTGGTTTCGTATTGCCTGCTGAAATGGGCTTCGCAGACGCAGTTAAAAAAGTAAAAATGGTTCTGTACACTGGCGACCGTGTTGATGAAACAGGCGTTCATGCAGACTACTTGATCCCAGACAATCACTTCCTTGAGTCTTGGAATGATATGGAATTGGCATCTGGTGTTTACACGATCTGCCAACCAGCGATTCGTCCTATGTACGACACGCGTTCATTCCAATTGTCATTGATGAACTGGGCATTCATGGCGAAAGCGGGTCCTGCTCGTTTGCGCGACTATGAAACATTCTATGACTACCTTCGTGTATTCTGGAAATCAGACATCCACCCGAAAGTTGGCAAAGGCCAAGCCTTCGAAGACTTCTGGCAAGAAACTCTTCAAAAAGGTTACGCTGGCGAGATGGCGAAAGGTTCTTCTGCTCGTTCATTCAAAGCAGATTCTTTCTCTGCAATCAAACCTGCTAAATCTTCTGAAGGTTATGAACTTGTTCTTTACCCAACTTCACAAATGGGCGATG containing:
- a CDS encoding cob(I)yrinic acid a,c-diamide adenosyltransferase, giving the protein MTTPPKAKIYTRTGDKGSTRLVDGSCVEKFNPRVEAYGTVDELNSYLGVVRCALKQDSAIAAKFVAMDHVLEKIQNELFNIGSLLATEKDEVFKMLPAITEEQIVFIEHQIDELTAGLPELRNFILPAGHPVAAHLHVARTCCRRSERRSAEIAVKDDRYALALQYLNRLSDYLFVAARFANQTAGQADVVWKKT
- a CDS encoding N-formylglutamate amidohydrolase, which produces MEITAPLIVTIPHSGEKIPPQTPWLNTLPEEILMCDVDRYVDFLYEPALHKLKIPLVKTEWHRYAADMNRIPEDIDESSVIGNANKAGMFNRGFHWVITTYKHQLMPAPMTQQTHDELVKLVYEPFHSSIRDMYSKVHAAGFKKTFHIDAHSMPSVGTSEHRDPGERRADIVVSDSKGKSCDPKFKDLVIAAYVTAGFKVGYNWPYFGGRVTEQYGNPSREQHTLQVEMNRELYMDEKTKKLKPEEAKKVQEKVFFALDYIRKNLHSLY
- a CDS encoding cytochrome c biogenesis protein ResB, which gives rise to MNKNHSIGDAALTTSGAPKKSLLKRLNKPLASLKLAVVIIIAIAAITAVGTIIESKYDAYAAKKWVYDTWFMYTIMIVLAINLIGVMVDRWPWKKRHASFVLAHIGILFLLAGAVITAKFGLDGSMRVGIGDQNNFVQTADTDLVVYSSFDGDRYSKTYESEVDFFVKPPTAQKSLDIPVVEGAIKVVDYKKYVLPAKKVIADESGKAGAGLRFQIQNPNVNVIEWLVQRKANALAIHDFGPARINLGPIPAEGLGKNEIYLNPEKDGVRYAVFYKESKKPGKKGFLKEGEVFDPGFKMSMDFRVLRYLPSAVEDWDLQELEHPTPLTTSAIKILFEGKEHWVLLNDMVKLFTNQAVYLLTYGNRRIDIGFPVKLKKFEVDRYQGTMRAMAYKSVVEVPELGEHLISMNEPLKYKGLTVYQASFQEENGQPVASIFSVNADPGRFLKYMGSLIMSLGIVLLMWFKHLDFKIAKKSGDKK
- a CDS encoding cytochrome c biogenesis protein, whose protein sequence is MKSLLVLILTSVISVSAFAKAGDALKYLPVQDGGRIKPYDSFAREMLEIVYGKSKFEGRAATEIILTWMLSPQAWQNKKIFEVRNHQVLEAMKLPKEQRYFSGDELFASDRFTLLRQELQSKRETKEKLNPYFQALQRLENQFFVFQEVASGRMLKLVPPKEGENWISVADMPAAQQEKFLDVTKAFVNHIGAVAQGADAGALEGTAKALDEAVLKFEDSARAENPALYNHDTKIKAEVHYNDFHPFRWAYIFYFITATSILLVWVLNKPGLMKFAWAMLAIGFALHTYGFGLRMYIMDRAPVSNMYETVIWVSWGAILFSTILERIYKFRFIIFAGTLASLFALVIADFAPAVLDPTLTPLEPVLRSNYWLTIHVMTITISYAAFFLAFGLADIGLFYYLRGEEKHHEKIRAIVMGIYRAMQIGVAFLAPGIILGGIWADYSWGRFWGWDPKETWALIALLGYLAVLHARYAGMIRNFGMVVTGIVTFSLVIMAWYGVNFVLGAGLHSYGFGAGGVEYVSAFVAAHLLMVVYVAMIRNGKKKAA
- a CDS encoding cytochrome c3 family protein, with amino-acid sequence MHRVFKSTAAGAMAFLSALMVTTLLTGCKFQPGWGYNKGYAPEQPIAFDHQLHVGTNKIQCQYCHNQVERSRHSNIPALSTCMNCHLQVATDKPEIQKLREAYDSGGSVEWVRVHMLPDFVHFNHNAHIAKGVNCQTCHGPIETMKRVEQFSDLSMGWCVNCHRQPENKAPLNCSTCHY
- a CDS encoding TAT-variant-translocated molybdopterin oxidoreductase, with the protein product MSEMHHDHELEMKKALRPKIEHDNTYWETIEQLNNNPEFAAKAQTEFMSSPLREEDGQDGFARREFLKLMGASLAMATAGCIRRPVQKIVPYNKMPEEVTLGLPNYYSSAYFDGSDPIAVLVKTREGRPVKIEANPGHPFSISGLNIRSQASLLNLYDPERAQGPKRNLFNEKKSNSQLVDVKWEDLDKKVVEQLGQGGVVILTGSIASPATRAVIGDFAQGFKATHVVWDALTNADVAAGSKAAYGEELVPNYRFDKAKMIVSIDADFLGTWIAPTAFTNQFVEGRKDIKKMNRLVSFDSNYSLTGANADIRVKIKPSQQLDVVMGLLHEIIVKKGNSSYAGNAGVKSALSSYGDVAKKLNIEPELFAKVAADLWDNKGQSLVVAGGLATLTDRSSELQAAVNMLNSVLGNEGSTIEAKTGTPALKGSYEDMAQLIQDMNAGKVKTLIIHRVNPGFVLPAEMGFADAVKKVKMVLYTGDRVDETGVHADYLIPDNHFLESWNDMELASGVYTICQPAIRPMYDTRSFQLSLMNWAFMAKAGPARLRDYETFYDYLRVFWKSDIHPKVGKGQAFEDFWQETLQKGYAGEMAKGSSARSFKADSFSAIKPAKSSEGYELVLYPTSQMGDGSLANVPWLHELPDPVTKVTWDNYASISIATAEKHKLKQGNVIEIKVGDKKISLPVYIQPGLHDEVVAVAVGYGRSKVGKVGNGVGQNAFAMMTVSKDGKVTASGQPVTFTKTSEHIPLATTSGHFSMEGRQIVAEATLKDYNKKGASAGIKRHETWSIWSGHQYSGHKWGMAVDLHTCTGCSSCVVACQSENNIPVIGKKYVLEGRIMHWLRIDRYYTGDIANAEAVFQPVMCQHCDNAPCETVCPVLATTHSDEGLNDMVYNRCVGTRYCANNCPYKVRRFNWFNYAKLIEKPMHMALNPSVGVRVRGVMEKCTFCVHRIQEAKTIARNDKRQLKDGDVKTACQTACPAGGIVFGDLNDPNSEVAKIFKKEERGYALLEEWHAKPSVRYLSKIRNNDKETAGGQEGHGTAKQGEHS